Proteins encoded within one genomic window of Komagataella phaffii GS115 chromosome 3, complete sequence:
- a CDS encoding ATP-dependent RNA helicase of the DEAD box family, with amino-acid sequence MDIFRVLSRGASLKKTKGAFTDYATVSQSDKDVAASVKSNGGQVDKELDFFHTKKYHLKEDNSKSDSNTGIEKEQEEEYVPPPPKIVSESDAKAFRKAFKVQVVGNDIPFPIGSFEDLITRFQLDKKLLSNLADAKFTEPTPIQCESIPSTLHGHDIIACAPTGSGKTLAFLIPLVQKLGQNQKNFGIRGLILSPTKELATQIHNELLKLTKGKNLIIGLLSKSLSGKLRSDLIKGNKYDVMVSTPLRLIEVVRMGKIDLREVKHLVLDEADKLFAPEFLEQTDDVLHNCSNPKLQMSIYSATIPEEVEELAHSVMKEPIRINIGRKEAANTQIKQKVVYTGSEEGKLVALRQMVQNSEFKPPVLIFLQSITRAKALFHELIYDKMNVDVIHSERTQIQRDRVVERFQKGDIWVLICTEVIGRGIDFKGINLVINYDVPTSAEAYVHRIGRTGRAGHTGSAVTFFTKEDSLAIKPIINVLKQSEQNNGYASWMETEDKLSEKELTKIKKGVERESISTVPTVIREERKRRGVLYESSKRRKSGK; translated from the coding sequence ATGGATATCTTTAGAGTGTTAAGTAGAGGGGCCAGtctgaagaagacaaaGGGCGCCTTTACAGACTACGCGACCGTCTCGCAGAGTGACAAAGATGTCGCTGCTTCTGTCAAGTCGAACGGTGGCCAGGTGGACAAAGAACTAGATTTTTTTCATACTAAGAAGTATCATCTTAAGGAAGACAACTCGAAGTCAGACAGCAACACAGGTATTGAAAAGGAACAAGAGGAGGAATATGTACCTCCTCCTCCTAAAATTGTCAGCGAATCCGATGCTAAAGCGTTCAGAAAGGCTTTCAAAGTTCAGGTGGTAGGGAACGACATTCCCTTCCCCATTGGCTCGTTTGAGGATTTGATAACTCGATTCCAATTAGACAAGAAACTCCTATCTAACTTGGCGGACGCCAAATTCACAGAACCCACTCCAATCCAGTGTGAAAGTATTCCTTCCACTCTTCATGGGCATGATATCATAGCCTGTGCCCCAACAGGTTCAGGTAAGACTTTAGCATTTTTGATCCCATTGGTACAGAAATTGGGacaaaatcagaaaaatTTTGGGATTAGAGGACTGATTCTTTCTCCTACAAAAGAACTTGCCACTCAAATTCACAATGAGCTGCTCAAGCTGACAAAGGGCAAGAATTTGATAATAGGTTTGCTCTCCAAGTCACTAAGCGGAAAATTGCGCAGTGATCTCATCAAGGGTAATAAGTACGATGTTATGGTGTCTACCCCTTTGAGGCTGATTGAAGTTGTGAGAATGGGTAAGATTGATTTGAGAGAAGTCAAGCATCTCGTTTTGGACGAAGCAGATAAGTTGTTTGCCCcagaatttttggaacagaCTGATGATGTTCTTCACAACTGTTCTAACCCAAAGCTTCAAATGTCCATTTATTCAGCTACCATCCCCgaggaagttgaagagCTGGCTCATTCAGTAATGAAAGAGCCTATAAGGATCAACATTGGCCGCAAGGAAGCTGCAAACACGCAAATCAAGCAGAAAGTAGTCTACACAGGAAGTGAGGAGGGAAAGTTAGTTGCTTTGCGCCAAATGGTTCAAAACTCAGAATTCAAGCCCCCTgtcttgatttttcttcaatcGATCACCAGAGCCAAGGCATTATTCCATGAGCTGATCTATGACAAAATGAACGTAGATGTGATTCATTCCGAGCGTACCCAAATACAGAGAGACAGAGTTGTGgaaagattccaaaaggGAGATATATGGGTCTTGATCTGCACGGAAGTTATTGGAAGAGGAATCGATTTTAAGGGCATCAACCTGGTCATCAATTACGATGTCCCTACATCAGCTGAAGCATATGTTCATAGAATTGGTCGTACTGGTCGGGCTGGCCACACGGGTTCAGCAGTGACATTTTTCACCAAGGAGGATTCTTTGGCCATCAAACCCATCATTAATGTCTTGAAACAGAGTGAACAAAATAATGGTTACGCCAGCTGGATGGAGACTGAAGATAAACTTTCGGAGAAAGAGCTgaccaaaatcaaaaaaggTGTGGAGCGAGAATCCATCAGTACCGTTCCCACAGTAATTAGAGAGGAAAGGAAACGAAGAGGAGTACTATACGAGTCCTCCAAGAGACGCAAATCTGGTAAGTAG
- a CDS encoding Subunit g of the mitochondrial F1F0 ATP synthase, with the protein MLSRSLIQSTKTATRNVRFASTNASKQSIVEKVTNLSSQVVYWGKVTGEIAKQVYVKEGLSPPTTTQIQSVYQDLYKKALESFANPQAAFQSVKESAKNLNKDIVLKYGAYGIQLVGLFSLGEIIGRRQIVGYPSFGPKAAAHH; encoded by the coding sequence ATGTTGTCCCGTTCATTGATCCAGTCTACAAAGACCGCCACCAGAAATGTGCGTTTTGCCTCCACTAATGCTAGTAAGCAGAGCATTGTTGAGAAGGTGACCAATTTGTCATCGCAAGTTGTTTACTGGGGAAAAGTCACTGGTGAAATTGCCAAACAAGTTTACGTCAAGGAAGGCCTGAGTCCTCCTACCACCACCCAGATCCAAAGTGTTTACCAAGATCTCTACAAGAAGGCTTTAGAATCTTTTGCTAACCCTCAAGCTGCCTTCCAATCTGTCAAGGAATCCGCCAAGAACCTCAACAAGGATATTGTCCTGAAGTACGGTGCTTATGGTATTCAATTGGTTGGTCTGTTCTCCTTGGGAGAgattattggaagaagacaaaTTGTCGGTTACCCATCTTTCGGACCTAAGGCTGCTGCCCACCACTAA